The genomic segment CGAGCGCCGCCTCAACCCTGCAGCCGGCCGCGCGCACGTGACCGCCGCCCCCGAACTGCTGGGATACGGCCGCAACGTCGACCTTGCCCGCCGATCGCAGGCTGACCTTGACGGCGTTTTCCGCATTTTGCTTGAACAGGATGCCCACCTCTACGCCTTCGACATTGCGTGGGAAGTTTACGATGCCTTCGAGGTCTTCGTTCTTGGCGCCGGTGTCTGTCATATCCTCAGGCGTCACCCAAAGCCAGGCGATGCGCTTGTCCGCGCTGAACGTCAGGCGGGACAACGCCCGCTGAAGAACGAGCATCTGCTGAAGCGTCATCCGCTCAAGCAGCAGCTCGGCCAGCATCGGACCGTCCACGCCCAGATCGATCAGGCGGGAAGCGATCGCAAGCACGTTCGGCGTCGTATTGCTGTAACGGAAGCCGCCCGTATCGGTGAGCATGCCCGTATAGATCGCCGTGGCCGCGTCCTTGTCCAAGGCTATGCCTGCGCGTTCTATCAATTCGAACAAAATCTCGGCCGTCGCGGCGGCGTCCGAGCGCAGCAAATTAACAAGGCCAAAACCATTGTTGGTCGGATGATGATCGATGTTCAGCATCTCGAAGTTGTCTTCGAAACGCTCCGTCGCATTGCCGACCCGGCTGAAATCCGCGCAGTCGACAGCGATGACATGACGATAGGCGCGCCCGGCTGCGCCGGACGCGTTCGTCTCGATCTGACCGCTCCCGATCAGGTAATGAAGTCGTTCGGGAACGGGACCTTCATTGTACATGGCGTAGCTTTTGCCCAACTTGCCCAGCAGCCAGGCGACGGCCACCGTGGAGCTGATGGCGTCGCCGTCGGGCTGGACGTGCGAGACGACGAGGAAGTCGTCCCGCTCCCGGATAAAGTCGACTGCGGCGTCGAGCTGCGCGGTCCAGGCGTTCATGAAGGCTGGTTTCCTTTGTTGATGTCCGCCAGAAGCGCCTCGATACGGCTGCCGTATGCGATCGAGCTGTCGAAACGGAACTCGATCTCCGGCGTATGACGCA from the Cohnella hashimotonis genome contains:
- a CDS encoding DHH family phosphoesterase, translating into MNAWTAQLDAAVDFIRERDDFLVVSHVQPDGDAISSTVAVAWLLGKLGKSYAMYNEGPVPERLHYLIGSGQIETNASGAAGRAYRHVIAVDCADFSRVGNATERFEDNFEMLNIDHHPTNNGFGLVNLLRSDAAATAEILFELIERAGIALDKDAATAIYTGMLTDTGGFRYSNTTPNVLAIASRLIDLGVDGPMLAELLLERMTLQQMLVLQRALSRLTFSADKRIAWLWVTPEDMTDTGAKNEDLEGIVNFPRNVEGVEVGILFKQNAENAVKVSLRSAGKVDVAAVSQQFGGGGHVRAAGCRVEAALEDAIGQMTEAVGKALESHDASQNA